One window from the genome of Nitrospira defluvii encodes:
- a CDS encoding Fic family protein: MVEDPGHLGSTRSFETTQGALTYPELSERLAVALARILDRILRTSAQDIVITPDWLCERHRDLAGDLFPDWAGRFRTTDVKVGTLEPPPYYQVPMLVRSFCDDLAERLRHLPEDDLTHIASLLAWVDWRFQWIHPFKDFNGRIGRLTLAALLYKLALPPVETAPTDPDGRRTYLDALRAGDAGDLLPLQQQWIDRLAAAI, translated from the coding sequence ATGGTCGAAGACCCCGGACACCTAGGTTCCACCCGCTCGTTCGAAACAACACAAGGGGCCTTGACCTATCCGGAGCTCTCGGAACGGCTTGCCGTTGCGCTGGCGCGGATTCTCGACCGGATCTTGCGAACCTCCGCTCAGGACATCGTGATTACTCCGGACTGGTTGTGCGAGAGGCACCGCGATTTGGCTGGAGACCTCTTTCCTGACTGGGCGGGACGATTCCGGACGACCGATGTGAAGGTGGGGACTCTGGAGCCGCCTCCGTACTATCAAGTGCCGATGCTGGTGCGGTCGTTCTGCGACGATCTGGCCGAGCGACTGCGCCATCTCCCGGAGGACGACCTCACCCACATTGCCTCATTGCTGGCCTGGGTGGACTGGCGTTTCCAGTGGATTCATCCCTTCAAGGATTTCAACGGCCGCATCGGTCGCTTGACGCTGGCCGCACTCTTGTACAAGCTCGCCCTGCCGCCGGTCGAAACGGCACCCACGGACCCCGATGGGCGTCGTACCTACCTCGATGCCCTGCGAGCCGGTGATGCGGGCGACCTCCTGCCGCTCCAACAGCAGTGGATCGACCGGCTCGCGGCGGCCATTTAA